The proteins below come from a single Chryseobacterium bernardetii genomic window:
- a CDS encoding DUF6268 family outer membrane beta-barrel protein — protein MKRNLLTALCCLLPLGYWVNAQSGISAELKTEYIPASNYIRPEDSVKTNSKSDFKRVDLNLSIPLSVKKDKEGKVSAWSMLLSGSYAKMSHKNYETPLFPDQMLNAQVGLQHVRPLGKKWSIMMMASVGVYTDMEKISFDDVLGQGGIVFIRHFNPNLALGVGPVLTTAFGVPMVLPWVYFDWKTNGKVKFRINFPEGAEVGYQFTDVFTLKAVVNLSGMTVERNKNGESIMFGYQQITAGLRPEIKVNDKLSIGITGGSTLVRSFTESERKIKSIFKDKNIADPKFSSTFYAAVSLRWNLP, from the coding sequence ATGAAAAGAAACCTTTTGACGGCTTTATGCTGTCTGCTGCCGTTAGGATATTGGGTAAATGCACAGTCGGGAATCTCTGCCGAACTTAAAACAGAATATATTCCAGCTTCTAATTATATCCGTCCGGAAGACAGCGTAAAGACAAATTCCAAAAGTGATTTTAAAAGGGTAGACCTTAATCTGAGTATTCCGTTATCTGTAAAAAAAGATAAAGAAGGTAAGGTAAGTGCATGGTCTATGCTCCTGAGCGGATCTTACGCAAAAATGTCTCACAAGAATTACGAAACACCTTTATTTCCGGATCAGATGCTGAACGCCCAGGTCGGATTGCAGCATGTAAGACCTCTAGGAAAGAAATGGAGTATAATGATGATGGCTTCAGTTGGTGTATACACAGATATGGAAAAGATAAGCTTTGATGATGTTCTGGGCCAGGGAGGGATCGTATTTATCAGGCATTTTAATCCTAATCTTGCTTTGGGAGTAGGTCCGGTGCTTACTACAGCATTTGGAGTTCCAATGGTTTTGCCATGGGTCTATTTCGACTGGAAAACCAATGGAAAGGTGAAATTCAGGATCAATTTCCCGGAAGGTGCAGAAGTTGGCTATCAGTTCACAGACGTTTTTACCTTGAAAGCAGTGGTTAACCTCAGCGGAATGACCGTAGAAAGGAATAAAAACGGAGAATCTATTATGTTTGGTTATCAGCAGATTACAGCAGGTCTCCGGCCGGAAATAAAGGTCAATGATAAGCTGAGTATTGGCATTACGGGAGGATCAACCCTGGTGAGAAGTTTCACAGAAAGTGAGCGCAAGATCAAGAGCATTTTTAAAGATAAAAACATTGCAGATCCTAAGTTTTCCAGTACATTTTATGCAGCAGTATCCTTGCGCTGGAACCTGCCTTAA
- a CDS encoding LytR/AlgR family response regulator transcription factor, with translation MSNNIPKMKCLIVDDEPLARFHLKELANQIDFLSVEETCATALEADARVKESEIDLLFLDINMPYLNGIDFLEQLENPPLCILTTAYSEYALEGFRLQVVDYLLKPIAFNRFYQAVNKAQQQFIINEKLKKNTPLDDPFLYVRQSDTFIKVSWVDILYIESMQNYTKLHFKDKSLVIHQTMKAIEESLPSEHFFRIHKSFLINIIHIDMISGGRLFINKTELPISRTRKEELLNQVVYKKLISK, from the coding sequence ATGAGTAATAATATCCCTAAAATGAAATGCCTGATCGTAGATGATGAGCCTTTGGCCAGATTCCACCTTAAGGAGCTGGCAAACCAAATTGATTTTTTATCTGTAGAAGAAACCTGCGCTACAGCTCTGGAAGCAGATGCCAGGGTAAAGGAAAGCGAAATAGATCTTCTTTTCCTGGATATTAATATGCCCTATCTGAATGGTATCGATTTCCTGGAGCAGCTTGAAAATCCTCCTTTATGTATCTTAACAACAGCTTATTCTGAATACGCTCTGGAAGGATTCCGGCTTCAGGTGGTGGATTATCTTTTAAAGCCAATTGCCTTTAACCGTTTTTATCAGGCTGTGAATAAAGCCCAGCAGCAGTTTATCATCAATGAAAAATTAAAGAAAAATACCCCTTTGGATGATCCATTTCTGTACGTAAGACAATCTGACACCTTTATTAAAGTCTCCTGGGTGGATATTTTATATATTGAGAGCATGCAGAACTATACCAAGCTGCATTTTAAGGATAAGTCCCTTGTTATTCATCAGACTATGAAAGCGATTGAAGAATCTTTGCCTTCCGAACATTTTTTCAGGATTCATAAGTCGTTTTTAATCAATATCATTCATATTGATATGATTTCGGGCGGCCGTTTGTTTATCAATAAAACAGAACTTCCTATTTCCCGTACCCGAAAAGAAGAATTGCTCAATCAGGTGGTATATAAGAAGCTTATTAGTAAATAA
- a CDS encoding sensor histidine kinase codes for MTKSFILKEYIFTFIFWLVLAIVLWFNFQSTTDIYLAMTQAAIIAAFSFTFTHFLTNKLLPKALREKKMKRFLIQLILLIFMLSLVFSVIFTYLEVEPKDELPENFRDHLPFLWKGFYMSLPASFLINGAACGVKFYNEHGRIERDHILLQQAHLENQLKLLQDQINPHVVFNILNHIHILMKTDIQLADFLLMKFSDILRYQLYHCNQPLVPLGKEIEYLQNLVEVEKLRWGNELDVKAQWQIDNKKASIAPLLLVPFIENAFKYVCRLPGQTGYVKIFCKEENNNFFFYVENSYSEIAVHKKKDGGIGLQNVKKRLKLQYPDAYDLKIESDNLVYKVTLTLKLSENE; via the coding sequence ATGACAAAATCTTTTATCTTAAAAGAATATATATTTACTTTTATTTTCTGGCTTGTATTAGCGATTGTATTGTGGTTTAATTTCCAGAGCACAACAGATATTTATCTTGCGATGACCCAGGCTGCGATAATTGCAGCATTTTCGTTTACATTTACTCACTTTTTAACCAATAAGCTTCTGCCGAAAGCACTTCGGGAAAAGAAAATGAAACGGTTTCTGATACAGTTGATACTGTTGATTTTCATGCTTAGCCTGGTTTTCTCTGTTATATTCACTTATCTTGAAGTTGAGCCCAAAGATGAGCTTCCGGAAAACTTCAGAGACCATTTACCTTTTTTGTGGAAGGGCTTTTATATGTCTCTGCCTGCCTCATTTCTAATCAACGGAGCAGCATGTGGTGTAAAATTCTATAATGAACATGGAAGAATAGAGCGTGATCATATTCTCCTTCAGCAGGCTCATCTTGAAAACCAGCTCAAGCTTCTGCAGGATCAGATCAACCCACATGTGGTATTTAATATCCTGAACCATATTCATATTCTGATGAAAACGGATATCCAGCTTGCTGATTTTTTACTGATGAAATTTTCAGATATTCTCCGGTATCAGCTTTATCATTGCAATCAGCCACTGGTTCCTTTGGGTAAAGAAATTGAATATCTCCAAAACCTTGTTGAGGTAGAAAAACTCAGGTGGGGAAACGAACTGGATGTAAAAGCCCAATGGCAAATTGATAACAAAAAAGCTTCTATTGCTCCATTACTTTTGGTTCCTTTTATAGAAAATGCTTTCAAATACGTGTGCAGACTTCCCGGGCAAACCGGTTATGTTAAAATCTTCTGCAAGGAAGAAAACAATAACTTTTTCTTTTATGTTGAAAACTCCTATTCAGAAATAGCTGTTCATAAAAAGAAGGATGGAGGAATTGGGCTTCAAAATGTAAAAAAACGCCTGAAATTGCAATATCCTGATGCTTATGACCTTAAAATTGAATCTGATAACCTTGTCTATAAAGTGACCCTAACCTTAAAACTGTCTGAAAATGAGTAA
- a CDS encoding porin family protein, whose protein sequence is MKQQFLAFCSLLLCITCSMETQAQQTSPLHIGIKGGANFTKTSTESSSLEGKYGFGYQAGVMARLDIGSLYVQGDALFNKRKTSYEAKDLGSAKLTWNAIDIPVVIGYKFIKTDDFNVRAFAGGVYSYAFNNKLSVSESLQEGFNKFDKSNIGVTGGIGVDYKNFTVDLRYEHGLSSISKEFKSKPHSFSLGIGYFLF, encoded by the coding sequence ATGAAACAACAATTTTTAGCATTCTGCTCTTTGTTACTATGCATCACTTGTTCTATGGAGACTCAGGCTCAGCAAACTTCACCGCTTCACATAGGCATAAAGGGCGGTGCAAATTTTACAAAAACCTCAACGGAGTCTTCTTCCTTGGAAGGAAAATACGGTTTCGGCTATCAGGCAGGGGTAATGGCAAGGTTGGATATTGGAAGCCTGTATGTACAAGGAGATGCTTTATTCAACAAAAGAAAGACCTCTTACGAAGCAAAAGACCTAGGATCTGCAAAGCTAACCTGGAATGCCATTGATATTCCCGTAGTCATTGGATACAAATTCATTAAAACTGATGATTTTAATGTAAGAGCATTTGCCGGAGGTGTTTACAGCTATGCTTTCAACAATAAATTATCGGTTTCTGAATCGCTGCAGGAAGGTTTTAATAAGTTTGACAAGTCCAATATAGGAGTTACTGGAGGAATAGGAGTGGATTATAAAAACTTCACGGTAGATCTCAGATATGAACACGGGCTATCCAGCATCAGTAAGGAATTTAAATCCAAACCCCACAGCTTTAGCCTTGGGATAGGTTATTTCCTGTTCTAA
- a CDS encoding energy transducer TonB, translating into MKKLLALAFILSFAFGNAQVSAFQKADSKYERKKQALYNKYPKPNDLRTKLEWLLTEDKITSYKNALEKISEDDKKVLANDPPVKTKLTKEAEYEAGKAAFQKLLQGAVDLAFLNYASDSYKATLSFIIDSKGNALEAQAKGNNEDVNAFIEAAFYRIREKGKWKPAEVNGKPVSSTVSIPLVLSFKK; encoded by the coding sequence ATGAAAAAACTCTTAGCATTAGCCTTCATATTATCTTTTGCTTTCGGAAATGCCCAGGTATCTGCTTTCCAGAAGGCTGATTCCAAATATGAAAGAAAGAAACAAGCATTGTATAACAAATACCCTAAGCCTAACGATCTGAGAACTAAGCTAGAGTGGCTTCTTACGGAAGACAAAATAACATCCTATAAAAATGCTCTTGAGAAAATTTCTGAAGATGATAAGAAAGTACTAGCCAATGACCCTCCTGTAAAAACTAAACTGACAAAAGAAGCGGAATATGAGGCTGGAAAAGCAGCGTTTCAAAAGTTATTGCAAGGAGCCGTTGATCTTGCTTTCTTAAATTATGCTTCGGATTCTTATAAAGCCACATTAAGTTTTATAATAGACTCTAAAGGAAATGCTCTCGAAGCTCAGGCCAAAGGAAATAATGAAGATGTAAATGCATTTATTGAGGCAGCTTTTTACCGCATTAGGGAGAAAGGCAAATGGAAGCCTGCTGAAGTGAACGGGAAACCGGTATCTTCTACAGTTTCCATTCCGTTAGTATTAAGTTTTAAAAAATAA
- the pepT gene encoding peptidase T, translated as MSTIEFNPLWKEKLLNRFLSYVKIYSTSDAESETTPSTDRQWDIANYITEELKTIGLEDVSIDEHGYIMGYVPSNLENDDRPTIGFISHYDTSPDFSGENVKPQVWENYDGNDLLLNQTTGFTLSPSRFESLKKYIGQTLITTDGNTLLGADDKAGCAEIVTAAEYLIAHPEIKHGRIAVGFTPDEEIGRGAHKFDVAKFGAEWAYTMDGGEVGELEYENFNAAGAVVKIHGLSVHPGYAYGKMINAALLAAEFAQILPANETPATTKGFEGFYHLMDITADISEAKLQYIIRDHDADKFEARKRFLEEKVAEFNQKHGEGTAEVEIKEQYRNMKQQFEGKMHIVDLAAKAMTEAGIEPKIKAIRGGTDGAQLSYMGLPCPNIFAGGINFHGPYEYVALESMEKATEVIINIVKA; from the coding sequence ATGAGTACAATAGAATTCAATCCTTTATGGAAAGAGAAATTACTGAACCGTTTTCTTAGTTATGTAAAAATATATTCAACCAGCGATGCTGAGAGTGAGACTACTCCTTCTACAGACCGTCAATGGGATATTGCCAACTACATTACTGAAGAACTGAAAACTATCGGTTTAGAAGATGTTTCAATTGATGAGCACGGTTATATTATGGGCTATGTTCCTTCTAACCTTGAAAATGATGACAGACCAACGATTGGATTCATTTCTCATTATGATACTTCGCCGGACTTCAGCGGGGAAAATGTAAAACCTCAGGTTTGGGAAAATTATGACGGAAATGATCTATTACTGAACCAGACTACAGGGTTCACTTTATCTCCTTCAAGATTTGAAAGCCTAAAAAAATATATCGGGCAAACATTAATTACTACGGACGGCAATACTCTTCTAGGGGCTGATGATAAGGCTGGTTGTGCAGAAATTGTGACCGCTGCAGAATATCTTATCGCTCATCCAGAAATTAAACACGGACGAATTGCTGTTGGATTTACTCCTGATGAAGAAATCGGAAGAGGTGCACATAAGTTTGATGTTGCCAAATTCGGTGCTGAATGGGCCTATACAATGGACGGCGGAGAAGTTGGAGAGCTTGAATACGAGAACTTTAACGCTGCCGGAGCGGTAGTGAAAATCCACGGGTTAAGCGTACACCCCGGTTATGCTTATGGAAAAATGATTAATGCGGCTTTACTGGCTGCTGAATTCGCTCAGATCTTACCGGCTAATGAAACACCTGCAACCACTAAAGGTTTTGAAGGATTTTACCATCTAATGGATATTACGGCTGATATTTCTGAGGCAAAACTCCAATACATTATCCGTGATCACGATGCCGATAAGTTTGAAGCAAGAAAGAGATTCCTGGAAGAGAAAGTAGCTGAATTTAACCAAAAACATGGTGAAGGAACAGCAGAAGTGGAGATCAAGGAACAATACAGAAACATGAAACAGCAGTTTGAAGGCAAAATGCACATTGTAGATCTTGCTGCCAAAGCAATGACTGAGGCAGGTATTGAACCTAAGATCAAAGCTATCAGGGGTGGTACAGACGGTGCCCAGCTTTCTTATATGGGACTTCCTTGTCCTAATATCTTCGCAGGAGGAATCAACTTCCACGGTCCCTATGAATATGTAGCGTTGGAAAGTATGGAAAAAGCTACAGAAGTAATTATTAATATTGTAAAAGCTTAA
- a CDS encoding hydroxymethylglutaryl-CoA lyase has translation MFLTECPRDAMQGWGEFIPTDKKIDYINSLMDVGFDVLDCLSFVSPKAIPQMADSDEVAENIDKSRSKTKVSAIIGNYRGAEKALKHQSVDILGFPFSISETFQHRNTNKSQEEAFDEIIKMLELVKSEGKQLNIYFSMAFGNPYGEMWKWEDVDQWAQRFSDIGVKDILLSDTTGVATPETIALLFEKIPSKYPEINFGGHFHNRYEESYSKLKAAYDKGCRRFDSAIKGIGGCPMAKDDLVGNMPTEQVINFMSVEKAEHKLNLLNFESSYNKAKDIFHF, from the coding sequence ATGTTTCTTACCGAATGTCCTAGAGACGCAATGCAGGGATGGGGAGAGTTTATCCCTACTGATAAAAAAATAGATTATATTAACTCCTTAATGGATGTTGGTTTTGACGTATTGGACTGTCTGAGTTTTGTTTCCCCAAAAGCAATTCCGCAGATGGCAGACTCTGATGAAGTGGCTGAAAATATTGATAAATCACGTTCTAAAACTAAAGTTTCTGCCATTATTGGAAACTACAGGGGAGCTGAAAAAGCATTAAAACATCAGTCTGTGGATATTCTGGGATTTCCTTTCTCTATTTCTGAGACTTTTCAGCACAGAAATACCAATAAGAGCCAGGAAGAAGCTTTTGATGAGATCATTAAAATGCTTGAACTGGTAAAAAGTGAAGGAAAACAGCTGAATATTTATTTCTCAATGGCTTTTGGAAACCCGTATGGTGAAATGTGGAAGTGGGAAGATGTGGATCAATGGGCTCAAAGATTCTCGGATATCGGAGTGAAAGATATTCTTCTTTCTGATACAACAGGAGTGGCAACACCGGAAACTATCGCCCTTTTATTCGAAAAAATTCCTTCAAAATACCCTGAAATTAATTTCGGCGGACACTTTCATAACCGTTATGAAGAATCCTATTCAAAACTGAAAGCAGCTTATGACAAAGGTTGCAGAAGGTTTGACAGTGCCATCAAAGGAATAGGCGGATGTCCTATGGCTAAAGATGATCTGGTAGGTAATATGCCTACAGAACAGGTGATTAACTTTATGAGTGTTGAAAAAGCAGAGCATAAACTGAATCTTTTAAACTTTGAAAGTTCTTACAACAAAGCTAAGGATATTTTTCATTTTTAA
- a CDS encoding sulfurtransferase, with product MSPIISPSELKNISTENLIILDARTGKDAIQNYLEKHIKGARFIDLDKDLAEIGENAAFGGRHPLPAPEKFAYTVSNLGITENSHIVIYDDKNGSNAAARAWWMLRSFGFENVQVLDGGIQAAEKSNMDFSSGEEAFGKAPLIKKENWKLPVSNLEEVENELKSNSSTVIDVRDAYRYRGESEPIDLVAGHIPGAINIPFSENLDEDGLFLSPETLKEKYTQLLQNKPENLIIHCGSGVTACHTILALAHAGFKIPNLYVGSWSEWSRREGKEIAKEL from the coding sequence ATGTCTCCAATCATTTCACCATCTGAATTAAAAAATATTTCTACAGAAAACCTTATCATTCTTGATGCAAGGACAGGAAAAGATGCCATACAAAACTATCTTGAAAAGCATATTAAAGGAGCAAGATTTATTGATCTGGATAAAGATCTTGCTGAAATAGGTGAAAATGCAGCCTTTGGAGGAAGGCACCCGCTTCCGGCTCCGGAAAAATTTGCATACACAGTTTCCAATCTCGGGATCACTGAAAATTCCCATATTGTTATCTATGATGATAAGAATGGTTCAAATGCGGCCGCGAGAGCATGGTGGATGCTGAGATCATTCGGGTTTGAAAATGTACAGGTTCTTGATGGCGGAATACAGGCTGCGGAAAAGAGTAATATGGATTTTTCGTCAGGAGAAGAAGCATTTGGGAAGGCTCCATTGATTAAAAAAGAAAATTGGAAGCTACCTGTTTCAAATCTTGAAGAAGTTGAAAACGAATTAAAAAGCAACTCTTCTACAGTGATTGATGTAAGAGATGCTTACCGGTACAGAGGGGAATCTGAACCTATTGACCTGGTAGCCGGACATATTCCGGGAGCCATTAATATCCCTTTTTCTGAAAATCTGGATGAAGATGGGTTGTTCCTTAGTCCGGAAACTTTAAAAGAAAAATATACCCAATTATTACAAAATAAACCTGAAAATTTGATTATTCACTGTGGTTCAGGAGTTACCGCATGTCATACTATTTTGGCATTAGCGCATGCAGGGTTTAAAATTCCTAATCTGTATGTAGGCTCATGGAGTGAATGGAGCAGGAGAGAGGGAAAAGAAATTGCAAAAGAACTATAA